One genomic window of Phormidium ambiguum IAM M-71 includes the following:
- the csm4 gene encoding type III-A CRISPR-associated RAMP protein Csm4 — protein sequence MSEWKLIKLKFGRHPAHFGETGIGIEKTSERVRSDTLFSAWIAAYAKLLGREDVSELLENFNTQSAPPFRLSSTFLYQELSNHTVYYLPRPKTFPSRYPIGEDIEFAKDYKKLNYLSLEIWRKWYQGSEGFSQTDLQDKAIVAYKQAYKIEKFPKVAIDRTTRAANFYHTGFVQFNWTSNQEEIKALSGLYLLLNFPTSNLELVHNLKAALHFLGEEGIGGERSSGAGRFEVEWCDQLPKEWKSINLADFKAKHHALMSMFWTNDYAQFSDLGLTPENPSASYELLERGGWVSSPSSDRQARRKSVKMFTEGSVFSGIPQGKLADVTPDKFNNPRQGGHKVYRSGIALSLPIKTSDANS from the coding sequence ATGAGTGAGTGGAAACTAATTAAACTTAAATTTGGGCGACATCCTGCCCATTTTGGTGAAACAGGAATTGGTATTGAAAAAACTAGCGAAAGGGTACGATCGGACACATTATTTAGTGCCTGGATCGCTGCTTACGCTAAGTTATTGGGTAGAGAAGATGTAAGTGAGCTATTAGAAAATTTCAACACTCAATCAGCGCCACCTTTTCGTCTTAGTTCGACCTTCCTCTATCAAGAACTTAGCAATCATACAGTTTACTATTTGCCTCGTCCCAAAACCTTTCCCTCCAGATATCCAATTGGTGAAGATATTGAGTTTGCGAAGGATTACAAAAAACTCAACTATTTATCATTAGAAATATGGCGTAAATGGTATCAGGGTTCAGAAGGTTTTTCTCAAACAGATCTTCAAGATAAAGCGATTGTAGCTTATAAACAGGCTTATAAGATTGAGAAATTTCCGAAAGTGGCGATCGATCGCACGACCAGAGCAGCCAATTTTTACCACACTGGATTTGTTCAGTTTAATTGGACATCTAATCAAGAGGAAATAAAAGCATTATCTGGCTTATATTTATTGTTGAATTTTCCAACTTCAAATTTAGAATTAGTGCATAATTTGAAAGCAGCACTGCACTTTTTGGGAGAGGAAGGAATCGGCGGAGAGCGATCGAGCGGTGCAGGTAGATTTGAGGTAGAGTGGTGCGATCAATTGCCGAAGGAGTGGAAGAGTATAAATTTAGCCGATTTTAAAGCAAAGCATCATGCTCTGATGAGTATGTTTTGGACAAACGATTATGCTCAGTTTAGTGATTTAGGGTTAACACCTGAAAACCCATCAGCTAGTTATGAATTACTAGAACGTGGTGGGTGGGTCAGTTCTCCTTCTTCTGATCGCCAAGCACGACGTAAATCAGTAAAGATGTTTACTGAAGGTTCTGTTTTTTCGGGAATTCCTCAAGGAAAACTAGCTGATGTAACCCCTGATAAATTTAATAACCCGCGTCAGGGTGGACACAAAGTTTACCGCAGTGGTATTGCGCTAAGTTTGCCGATCAAAACATCTGATGCAAATTCATAA
- the csm5 gene encoding type III-A CRISPR-associated RAMP protein Csm5 — MTIDTENTLRKPEVYETKQIQLTSPILHIGSAVSQLSPFEYVQTGKFVYLPDQDALAKALKERGYLNDYIQRIESRQEIVTLLEDAFGDNWYLAKNKDGQFIFPKERRSLKWTEQKITDLRPMIRNGFGQLYIPGSSIKGAIRTAIAYHLLKHGDRYKVPQQQRVSEIENRLRNSMGELRNRAKFADDKMFMDRLFSFFRFEGDRSDAKPSPNTDFMRSIHVTDSKALIEENRQTKQGKKLFVNLPVTTEVIIISHFDDWRAKYKAPIYTEMVRNVETQFSITIDSALLSKFRSEMQIPFGTINQLLQICQEFADDQWQHERKHWQEKMRSNPNGRDQNGQSINLAIDSIQEDFYRNESCPYFSRLGWASGMLGTTVNLHFSEEMRTEIRENFCPQKAGKFEAPKSRRIVANLDRELKFVPGWVKFKVL; from the coding sequence ATGACAATTGACACTGAAAATACACTCAGAAAACCAGAGGTTTACGAAACCAAACAGATTCAGCTTACTAGTCCAATATTACATATTGGTTCTGCTGTGTCTCAACTGAGTCCATTTGAATATGTTCAGACAGGCAAGTTTGTTTACTTACCCGATCAAGACGCTTTAGCTAAAGCTTTGAAAGAACGAGGATACCTGAATGACTACATTCAAAGAATTGAATCTCGGCAGGAAATTGTAACACTTCTAGAAGATGCTTTTGGAGATAATTGGTATCTAGCCAAAAACAAGGATGGGCAATTCATCTTTCCCAAAGAGCGAAGAAGTTTAAAATGGACGGAGCAAAAAATTACTGACCTTCGCCCAATGATTCGTAATGGATTTGGTCAACTTTATATTCCGGGTTCTTCAATTAAAGGGGCGATTCGGACTGCAATCGCTTATCATTTACTCAAACATGGCGATCGCTACAAAGTCCCTCAACAACAGCGAGTTAGCGAGATTGAGAACAGATTACGTAATAGCATGGGTGAATTGAGAAACCGGGCAAAGTTTGCAGACGACAAAATGTTTATGGATCGATTGTTTAGCTTTTTTCGTTTTGAGGGCGATCGCAGTGATGCTAAACCAAGCCCAAACACAGATTTTATGAGATCAATTCATGTAACAGATAGCAAAGCATTAATAGAAGAAAACAGACAAACCAAACAGGGAAAAAAATTGTTTGTGAATTTGCCTGTTACTACTGAAGTGATAATTATTAGCCATTTTGATGATTGGCGAGCAAAATATAAAGCTCCCATTTACACTGAAATGGTTCGCAATGTAGAGACACAATTCAGCATAACTATTGATTCAGCTTTACTGTCTAAATTTCGCTCTGAAATGCAGATTCCGTTTGGTACAATTAATCAATTGCTTCAAATTTGCCAGGAGTTTGCAGATGACCAATGGCAACATGAAAGGAAGCATTGGCAAGAGAAAATGAGGAGTAATCCGAACGGACGCGATCAAAATGGTCAGTCGATTAACTTAGCCATTGATTCTATTCAAGAAGATTTTTATCGCAATGAAAGCTGTCCTTATTTCTCAAGACTAGGTTGGGCAAGCGGTATGTTAGGTACAACAGTTAATTTACATTTCAGTGAAGAGATGAGAACAGAAATTCGCGAAAACTTTTGTCCTCAAAAAGCTGGCAAATTTGAGGCTCCAAAATCTAGACGAATAGTAGCTAATTTAGATAGAGAACTTAAGTTTGTTCCTGGTTGGGTTAAATTCAAGGTTTTATAG
- the cas6 gene encoding CRISPR system precrRNA processing endoribonuclease RAMP protein Cas6 translates to MLIRSTWTLTVIEPMVLPRTYGLELVKELHHQMGLEIGQSKITTTTYSGILGRCIASGDFINFHPNEFYQLSICGLNETVSKAIASLDLSSGLEFLGAKFAVCDRQEEITSYEELYTTLVANEPEPINRFNLQFTTPTAFAQRSNHLPLPLPSLMFRSWLERWNEFAPVYLGGDELIAYLESAVVIKSHLIKTRSFQLSRGYINGFVGNVNLQISYKIDPLLINVAHLLIQYSQYSSTGIKTRLGMGQTSINL, encoded by the coding sequence ATGCTCATTCGATCGACTTGGACACTAACTGTTATTGAACCAATGGTGTTACCTCGCACTTATGGATTGGAATTAGTTAAAGAATTACACCATCAAATGGGGTTAGAAATCGGTCAATCAAAGATAACTACTACAACCTACTCAGGAATTTTAGGACGCTGTATTGCCTCTGGTGACTTTATTAATTTTCATCCTAATGAGTTTTACCAGCTATCGATTTGCGGGTTAAATGAAACAGTATCAAAAGCGATAGCATCTCTTGATCTTTCCTCTGGGTTAGAGTTTTTGGGTGCAAAGTTTGCAGTGTGCGATCGCCAAGAAGAAATCACCAGTTATGAAGAACTTTATACCACTTTAGTTGCCAACGAACCAGAACCAATTAACCGCTTTAATTTGCAGTTTACTACCCCTACTGCTTTTGCTCAAAGGAGTAACCACTTACCTTTACCGCTGCCAAGTTTAATGTTTCGCAGTTGGTTAGAAAGATGGAATGAATTTGCGCCAGTTTATTTAGGAGGTGATGAATTAATTGCTTATTTGGAAAGTGCAGTTGTGATTAAGTCACATCTAATTAAAACGCGCTCGTTTCAATTATCGAGAGGTTACATTAATGGATTTGTTGGTAATGTAAATTTACAAATTTCTTACAAAATTGATCCTCTACTGATAAATGTAGCTCATCTACTGATTCAGTATAGCCAGTATTCAAGTACGGGAATCAAAACCCGTTTGGGAATGGGACAGACAAGTATAAACCTATAG
- the csx2 gene encoding TIGR02221 family CRISPR-associated protein, with the protein MKAISFLGFTKYEETTYLHPIKQGVFFKTPFFQEALVEFYQPEILYVLLTKTVETQIPKGATETNWDALKEKLDGKEVNGKKLNLQPIKNIPERNSPEDVWWIFQEITNNLQDGDRVIFDITYSFRSLPVVVLLAVTYLRVVRNVNIEGLIYGAYEAKNKETNETPTFDLLPIVSLLNWTTATDQFLQTGNGEALASLLHNSKPETENLASSIKGIAQGLQLLRPMDVMRESALLPEHIAEATPVISQFVPPFATLLKRVEKDYGDFGLNNPEEYITNSKVVLLKQLSMIEWYTAKGQTVQALSLAREWLPSLLCHHFQLDPLEKANRDEMELLLNGGKIKDSNGNTIKESSYLAQWSSLVKKKRKQINNLWGGEFNLANLRNDALHAGFRKKPKSAEEIIKQTEIIIKELKAIAVVWELTNANDNGN; encoded by the coding sequence ATGAAAGCTATATCATTTCTTGGTTTTACAAAGTATGAGGAAACAACATATCTTCATCCTATAAAACAGGGAGTTTTTTTTAAAACGCCATTTTTTCAAGAAGCATTAGTAGAGTTTTATCAGCCAGAAATCCTCTATGTTTTATTGACTAAAACTGTAGAAACACAAATACCTAAAGGTGCAACTGAAACAAATTGGGACGCTCTAAAAGAAAAGTTAGATGGTAAGGAAGTAAATGGAAAGAAGCTAAACCTACAACCTATTAAAAATATTCCCGAACGCAACAGCCCTGAAGATGTTTGGTGGATATTCCAAGAAATAACAAACAATTTACAAGACGGAGATAGAGTTATATTTGACATTACCTATAGTTTTCGCTCTCTACCTGTAGTTGTATTGCTTGCTGTCACCTATTTACGAGTAGTCCGTAATGTCAATATTGAAGGCTTGATTTATGGAGCCTATGAAGCAAAAAATAAAGAAACAAATGAAACTCCAACGTTTGACTTACTGCCAATTGTCAGTTTACTAAACTGGACAACAGCAACCGATCAATTCCTCCAAACAGGTAATGGAGAAGCTCTGGCTAGCTTACTTCATAATAGCAAACCTGAAACTGAAAACTTAGCATCAAGTATCAAAGGCATTGCTCAAGGTTTACAATTGTTGCGACCAATGGATGTTATGCGAGAATCTGCTTTACTACCGGAGCATATTGCAGAAGCTACTCCAGTAATTTCTCAGTTTGTGCCTCCTTTTGCTACCTTGTTAAAGCGTGTGGAAAAAGATTACGGTGATTTTGGATTGAATAATCCAGAAGAATACATTACTAATTCAAAAGTTGTACTGCTCAAACAACTGAGCATGATTGAATGGTATACAGCAAAAGGACAAACAGTTCAAGCCTTATCTTTGGCACGAGAATGGTTGCCATCGCTATTATGCCATCATTTTCAGTTAGATCCTCTTGAAAAAGCCAATCGAGATGAAATGGAATTACTTTTAAATGGAGGAAAAATTAAAGACTCTAATGGAAATACTATTAAAGAGTCTTCTTATTTGGCTCAATGGTCAAGTCTGGTAAAGAAAAAGAGAAAGCAAATTAATAATCTTTGGGGAGGAGAGTTTAATCTTGCTAATCTGCGTAACGATGCACTACACGCAGGCTTTCGGAAAAAACCAAAAAGTGCCGAAGAAATTATTAAACAAACAGAAATAATTATTAAAGAACTTAAAGCTATCGCTGTAGTTTGGGAGTTGACAAATGCAAATGATAATGGCAATTGA
- a CDS encoding DEAD/DEAH box helicase translates to MQMIMAIENYFHTLTKFPPRQFQLQTIEKLLNRQDILLRAPTGSGKTETAIAPILFAKPLQLNFPNKLIYVVPLRTLANSLRQRTEILLENWSKYYPLPRPLTVTLQTGENPEDPRFEGDIIFCTIDQMLSSFLNIPYSVGRGSANVNAGAIFASYLVFDELHLLDPERSFTTVLKVLQQVKGIAPFLLMTATLTDELSQQIKEVIDRGNH, encoded by the coding sequence ATGCAAATGATAATGGCAATTGAAAACTACTTCCACACCCTCACCAAATTCCCGCCGCGACAATTCCAACTCCAAACCATTGAGAAACTCCTCAACCGCCAAGACATCCTCCTCCGCGCACCCACCGGGTCAGGGAAAACAGAAACGGCGATCGCACCAATACTCTTCGCCAAACCCCTACAACTGAACTTCCCCAACAAATTAATCTACGTTGTCCCTTTACGCACCCTCGCCAATAGCTTGCGTCAAAGAACAGAAATTCTCCTCGAAAATTGGTCAAAATACTATCCTTTACCTCGACCTTTAACAGTCACATTGCAAACCGGAGAAAACCCAGAAGACCCACGTTTTGAAGGCGATATCATCTTCTGTACGATCGACCAAATGTTAAGCAGTTTTCTCAACATTCCTTACTCTGTAGGTCGCGGTTCTGCTAATGTCAACGCTGGAGCAATCTTTGCCTCTTACTTAGTATTTGATGAATTGCACTTACTCGACCCAGAACGCTCATTTACCACTGTCTTGAAAGTCTTACAGCAAGTTAAAGGAATTGCACCTTTCCTACTAATGACCGCCACCTTAACTGATGAACTATCTCAGCAAATTAAAGAGGTAATAGATCGTGGAAATCATTGA
- the cas3 gene encoding CRISPR-associated helicase Cas3' has protein sequence MEIIEVSQTDLVEIEGDRHRTFRAINTPLTADVILDDIQQNQRQRVIVICNTVSQAQGLLRDLDALNCEGKLKITLLHSRFLPEHRAQKEADIKTLFSEQWQADSYCHILIATQVIEAGLNITCEIMHAELCPMNSLLQRAGRCARFKGEKGEVCVYWSIQINPENGELGERDFAEEPTEQKKSFLPYERELCELTWQVLEAHTQSEQVDRQVDFNLEQAWINQVHIAADSLQAERRKNSSAEFERKFNDAIFTGDRSVADDLIRHVDNRSVFVWNEPTLIDFDDNQQINPKKLLAFSVPLTTLLKVWREVQNLEYQIDWIFKRIEAPKGKAAETYNQPVCITVRSHTDLVNSWQILVNPRYVYYDEEIGLLIGINVEGNHFTSPNKLPKQAVSEYEYQMDTYVGHLGCMWKCWRESFSTIGLKNGNWVKTQYGSVRHELLNTGGRFIQQKILTQLTIIQAEELFEYLVLLAIFTHDLGKLQIKWQAVMKGWQAIAHSSFKGKPPKSHLLAHTDYNPEDEEQKQALKAYEAKHKRPNHAVESAFLAQYILQQSLFPLLQNEFNADNQQIFGIIYTVILAAGRHHSAWAKGWEIKEIRKIGDIQLHPEAQNAIASSWRSLTRWLSETLLLPPEVPNLNQNCYPIRELDLKRFSLNQMEYLQLYWLVVRALRLCDQRSVQL, from the coding sequence GTGGAAATCATTGAAGTTAGCCAAACAGATTTAGTAGAAATTGAAGGCGATCGTCACCGCACTTTTAGAGCCATAAACACTCCTTTAACAGCAGACGTTATCCTCGATGACATTCAACAAAATCAGCGCCAGCGAGTTATTGTGATTTGTAACACTGTATCGCAAGCGCAAGGTTTATTGCGGGATTTGGATGCGCTTAACTGTGAAGGTAAATTAAAAATTACCTTACTTCATTCTCGCTTTTTGCCAGAACATCGCGCCCAAAAAGAAGCTGATATTAAAACGCTATTTTCTGAGCAATGGCAAGCTGATAGTTATTGCCATATTTTAATAGCTACTCAAGTAATAGAAGCCGGACTTAACATCACTTGTGAAATTATGCACGCAGAGTTATGTCCGATGAATTCACTATTACAAAGAGCCGGAAGGTGTGCTAGGTTCAAAGGAGAGAAAGGTGAAGTTTGCGTTTATTGGAGTATTCAGATTAATCCAGAAAATGGGGAATTAGGCGAGCGCGATTTTGCAGAAGAACCAACAGAACAGAAAAAAAGCTTTTTGCCTTACGAGCGAGAACTTTGTGAGTTAACTTGGCAGGTTTTAGAAGCACATACACAATCAGAACAAGTCGATCGGCAAGTTGATTTTAACCTAGAACAAGCATGGATTAATCAGGTACACATAGCAGCAGATTCCCTACAAGCAGAACGGAGAAAAAATAGCTCTGCTGAATTTGAAAGAAAGTTCAATGATGCTATATTCACAGGCGATCGATCGGTTGCCGATGACTTAATTCGTCATGTAGATAACCGCAGTGTATTTGTTTGGAATGAACCAACTCTAATTGATTTTGACGATAATCAACAAATAAATCCCAAAAAACTATTAGCCTTTTCTGTACCCCTTACTACTTTATTAAAAGTTTGGCGCGAAGTCCAAAATTTAGAATATCAAATTGATTGGATATTCAAGCGTATTGAAGCACCAAAAGGAAAAGCTGCTGAAACTTACAATCAACCTGTTTGTATCACCGTTCGTTCCCATACTGACTTAGTGAATAGCTGGCAAATCTTAGTTAATCCTCGCTACGTCTACTATGACGAAGAGATTGGTTTACTCATCGGAATAAATGTTGAAGGTAATCACTTTACTTCTCCCAATAAACTACCAAAACAAGCGGTTAGTGAATATGAGTATCAGATGGATACTTATGTCGGACATTTAGGCTGTATGTGGAAATGCTGGCGGGAATCTTTCTCGACAATAGGCTTAAAAAATGGTAACTGGGTAAAAACTCAGTATGGTAGCGTTCGTCATGAATTACTAAACACTGGCGGACGATTTATTCAGCAGAAGATTTTGACTCAATTAACCATAATTCAAGCAGAAGAACTGTTTGAATATTTGGTATTATTAGCAATTTTTACTCATGATTTGGGAAAATTACAAATAAAATGGCAAGCAGTTATGAAGGGATGGCAAGCGATCGCACATTCTAGCTTCAAAGGTAAACCACCTAAATCACATTTACTAGCACACACAGACTATAACCCAGAAGATGAGGAACAGAAACAAGCTCTCAAAGCTTATGAAGCCAAACACAAACGACCTAACCATGCTGTTGAAAGTGCTTTCTTAGCACAATACATTTTACAACAATCTCTATTTCCCTTATTACAAAATGAGTTTAATGCTGATAATCAACAGATTTTCGGTATTATATATACGGTGATTTTAGCAGCAGGAAGACATCATTCTGCTTGGGCAAAAGGCTGGGAAATTAAAGAGATTCGGAAAATCGGAGATATTCAATTACATCCAGAAGCACAAAATGCGATCGCATCCAGTTGGCGCAGTCTGACTCGTTGGTTATCTGAAACCTTACTTCTACCACCAGAAGTACCAAATCTAAATCAAAACTGTTATCCAATTAGAGAATTAGACCTCAAAAGATTTTCTCTAAACCAAATGGAATATTTACAACTATACTGGTTAGTCGTGAGAGCATTACGACTATGTGACCAACGTTCAGTACAACTTTAG
- a CDS encoding Uma2 family endonuclease, whose product MVQAIPSSVTFDEFIAWYPEGTGCHYELRSGEIVEMPKPTGKHSWVAGFTIAELNFEIRRLKLPYFIPKECVIKSIRDESGYEPDVIVLDERSIADNPRWEKESVITQGSSVRLVVEVVSTNWSDDYALKLKEYEMIGISEYWIVDYLGLGGRRFIGNPKRPTLSVYQLVEGEYQVRQFRENERIESQNFPELDLTASQICRAGQ is encoded by the coding sequence ATGGTTCAAGCAATACCCAGTTCAGTTACATTTGATGAATTTATTGCTTGGTATCCAGAAGGGACGGGATGCCACTACGAACTACGCAGCGGAGAAATTGTCGAGATGCCTAAACCTACAGGGAAACATTCGTGGGTAGCTGGTTTTACAATAGCTGAACTGAACTTTGAAATTAGACGGCTAAAACTTCCCTATTTCATTCCCAAAGAATGTGTGATTAAATCTATCCGCGACGAGTCTGGGTATGAACCAGATGTGATTGTACTTGATGAAAGATCGATCGCAGATAATCCCAGATGGGAAAAGGAATCTGTAATTACTCAAGGAAGTTCTGTCCGTTTGGTAGTGGAAGTAGTTTCTACTAATTGGAGTGATGATTATGCTTTAAAGTTGAAAGAATACGAAATGATAGGTATTTCGGAATATTGGATTGTCGATTATTTGGGATTAGGAGGAAGACGTTTTATTGGCAATCCCAAACGACCTACCCTTTCTGTCTATCAACTTGTTGAGGGAGAGTATCAAGTACGTCAATTTCGGGAAAATGAACGGATTGAATCGCAAAATTTTCCAGAGTTGGATTTAACTGCATCGCAGATTTGTCGAGCAGGTCAATGA
- a CDS encoding DevR family CRISPR-associated autoregulator, with amino-acid sequence MTNQALTVYSISISGLLSWQLQALNNEGNEGNQSLTRRYYIVKKGDPEPKFVNGVSGDMLKHIQAEHLHRITIEEGLTLSEGGKQFNPDRIGYDIELAEKQKTSLFPEGETDLSAKTAKVIQLCTISDLEGFMVTEKKGQTLKRESVIEFGAVVGLPDFVKTQSYFHAKYGVDNPTPYNVQISSGLYATVLNIEAFRIGYNPHDFKYAIALDERKKRLDALLKSVMYTYLQPNGAKRNTNLPHPDDFEGIITVTTRRCPAPMISALESTYRDQIQSIADTLNRLNGAGTVHLFPFNSMAEFAEQIAQLITVAQPWESNHAEAIE; translated from the coding sequence ATGACTAACCAAGCGTTAACAGTTTATTCTATTTCCATTAGTGGCTTGCTATCTTGGCAATTACAAGCATTGAATAATGAAGGAAATGAAGGCAATCAATCATTAACTCGCCGTTACTATATTGTCAAAAAAGGCGACCCAGAACCAAAATTTGTTAATGGTGTGTCTGGTGATATGCTCAAACATATTCAAGCCGAACATTTACACCGAATCACTATCGAAGAAGGACTGACTTTATCAGAGGGTGGGAAGCAGTTTAACCCCGATCGCATTGGCTATGATATTGAATTAGCAGAAAAACAAAAAACATCTTTATTTCCTGAAGGAGAAACCGATCTATCTGCTAAAACTGCAAAAGTAATTCAACTTTGCACTATCAGCGATTTAGAAGGGTTTATGGTGACAGAAAAGAAAGGTCAAACCCTGAAACGCGAGTCGGTAATTGAATTTGGTGCAGTGGTTGGTTTACCTGATTTTGTGAAAACTCAAAGTTACTTTCATGCTAAATATGGTGTCGATAATCCTACACCTTACAACGTACAAATTAGTTCGGGATTATACGCTACTGTTTTAAATATTGAAGCATTTCGCATTGGCTATAATCCCCATGATTTTAAGTATGCGATCGCTCTGGACGAACGCAAAAAACGCCTAGATGCTTTACTCAAAAGCGTGATGTACACCTATTTACAACCCAATGGTGCAAAACGCAATACCAATCTGCCACACCCTGATGATTTTGAAGGAATAATTACTGTCACTACCCGCCGTTGTCCAGCACCAATGATTAGTGCTTTAGAATCAACTTATCGTGACCAAATTCAGAGTATTGCTGATACCTTGAATCGATTAAATGGCGCAGGTACGGTACATTTATTTCCTTTTAATAGTATGGCAGAATTTGCTGAACAAATTGCCCAGTTAATTACCGTAGCACAACCTTGGGAGAGCAATCATGCCGAAGCGATCGAATAA
- the cas6 gene encoding CRISPR system precrRNA processing endoribonuclease RAMP protein Cas6, with protein sequence MIYTSENELPIAGLSLVLQPTNSSNITPLQTWLSDIEPLPIWIPLVRKNGVNKVLAVASHSEQYAEIIPSIFGQISQRTAVQWQGQPYELTGVEIDRHELHIVEISLLTSEPLPPSLGRAIHALCFHWLATADAALAEQLHNSDLFPFTLVVKPGKTANQLTLRISILQRELLAPLLWGMSQDMGSEITLTNIPCRLGNWVNIQHSTSFAALAQVPSQNTIELQFLSPTSFKQEQVIQPFPLPELVFSSLWRKWNALASKELQLPEIEWQGFTAAYELQTVALKMKGVAEIGAKGWVRYQFPNSTQAQIATTLAHFATFAGVGRKTAMGMGQAKIIQGKL encoded by the coding sequence ATGATTTATACGAGCGAAAATGAATTGCCGATCGCCGGACTCAGCCTGGTTTTACAACCAACTAATAGCAGCAATATTACCCCGCTACAAACTTGGTTATCAGATATAGAACCTTTGCCAATTTGGATACCTTTGGTAAGAAAAAATGGAGTGAATAAAGTTTTAGCAGTTGCTTCTCATTCAGAACAATATGCCGAGATTATCCCCTCTATTTTTGGGCAAATTAGTCAGCGAACTGCTGTGCAATGGCAAGGTCAACCTTATGAATTAACGGGAGTAGAAATCGATCGTCATGAATTACACATTGTAGAGATTTCTTTATTGACATCTGAACCTCTACCACCCAGCTTAGGACGAGCGATTCATGCTTTATGTTTTCATTGGTTAGCAACTGCCGATGCTGCTTTAGCTGAACAACTACATAATTCTGATTTATTTCCTTTCACTCTAGTAGTAAAACCTGGTAAAACTGCTAATCAGTTAACTTTAAGAATTAGCATCTTGCAAAGGGAGTTACTGGCTCCTTTACTTTGGGGAATGAGCCAGGATATGGGTAGTGAGATTACCTTAACTAATATTCCTTGTCGATTAGGAAATTGGGTAAATATTCAGCATTCGACTAGTTTTGCTGCTTTGGCTCAAGTTCCTAGTCAAAATACTATTGAGTTACAATTTTTGTCACCAACAAGCTTTAAACAAGAGCAGGTAATCCAACCTTTTCCTCTACCAGAATTAGTATTTTCTAGTTTATGGAGAAAGTGGAATGCTTTAGCATCTAAAGAATTGCAATTACCTGAAATTGAATGGCAAGGTTTTACTGCTGCTTATGAACTGCAAACCGTTGCTTTAAAAATGAAAGGGGTGGCAGAAATTGGCGCAAAAGGTTGGGTGCGTTATCAGTTTCCTAATAGTACACAAGCCCAAATTGCGACAACTTTAGCTCATTTCGCTACTTTTGCTGGAGTTGGGCGCAAAACGGCAATGGGTATGGGACAAGCCAAAATTATTCAAGGAAAATTATGA
- the cas4 gene encoding CRISPR-associated protein Cas4, with product MNDNYLPLAYLNAWEYCPRRFYLEYQLGEMEDNEHIIIGRYLHENINEEGVSQEGDTLIHRQQWVWSERLKVSGIIDAVEERENQLIPLEYKKGKMAQHLNDHFQLCAAALCLEERTGREIPFGEIFYHGNRRRQQVKFTPQLRQMTEQAIIAAQQTTVGKIPAPIDNPKKCHACSLIKICLPFEVKQLMRQGV from the coding sequence ATGAATGACAATTACTTACCTTTGGCTTACTTAAATGCTTGGGAATATTGCCCTCGTCGCTTTTATTTGGAATACCAATTAGGCGAAATGGAGGATAACGAACATATCATTATTGGGCGTTACTTGCATGAAAATATCAATGAAGAAGGTGTTTCTCAAGAAGGCGATACTCTGATTCATCGTCAGCAGTGGGTATGGAGCGAACGATTAAAAGTTAGCGGCATTATTGATGCAGTAGAGGAACGGGAAAATCAACTGATTCCTTTGGAATATAAAAAAGGGAAAATGGCACAACATTTGAATGACCATTTTCAACTTTGTGCGGCTGCTTTGTGTTTAGAAGAACGCACGGGAAGAGAGATTCCATTCGGGGAAATTTTCTATCACGGTAATCGGCGCAGACAGCAGGTAAAATTTACGCCGCAGTTACGCCAAATGACCGAACAAGCAATTATTGCTGCACAACAAACTACTGTTGGAAAAATTCCTGCACCTATTGACAACCCAAAGAAATGTCACGCTTGTAGCTTAATCAAAATTTGTCTGCCTTTTGAAGTTAAACAATTAATGCGCCAAGGAGTTTAA